A genomic segment from Dechloromonas denitrificans encodes:
- a CDS encoding acyl-CoA carboxylase subunit beta, with protein sequence MHDIIRQLEKKREMARLGGGQKRIDSQHKKGKLTARERIELLLDPDSFEEWDMFKEHRCVDFGMDQAEKTPGDGVVVGYGTINGRLVFVFSQDFTVFGGSLSETHAEKICKVMDQAMKVGAPVIGLNDSGGARIQEGVASLGGYADVFQRNVMASGVVPQISMIMGPCAGGAVYSPSMTDFIFMVKDSSYMFVTGPEVVKTVTHEDVTAEELGGAVTHTSKSGVADLAFENDVEALSMLRRFMNFVPANNREKPPVTPTNDPVDRMDYSLDTLVPDNANKPYDMKELLVKVVDDNDFFELQPDYAKNIIIGFGRIDGHPVGIVANQPLVLAGCLDIKSSIKAARFVRFCDAFNIPVVTFVDVPGFMPGTTQEYGGIIKHGAKLLYAYAECTVPKVTVITRKAYGGAYDVMSSKHLRGDVNLAWPSAEIAVMGPKGAVEIIFREEKNDPEKLAQREAEYKAKFANPFVAGARGFIDDVIMPHATRKRIARSLAMLRDKKLDNPWRKHGNIPL encoded by the coding sequence ATGCATGACATCATCCGCCAGCTGGAAAAAAAGCGTGAAATGGCCCGCCTTGGCGGTGGCCAGAAGCGTATCGACAGCCAGCACAAGAAGGGCAAACTGACCGCCCGCGAACGTATCGAGCTGCTGCTTGACCCGGATTCCTTCGAGGAATGGGATATGTTCAAGGAACACCGTTGCGTCGATTTCGGCATGGATCAGGCCGAAAAAACGCCGGGTGATGGCGTTGTTGTCGGTTACGGCACGATCAACGGCCGTCTGGTATTTGTCTTCTCGCAGGATTTCACCGTGTTCGGTGGTTCGCTGTCGGAAACTCACGCCGAGAAGATTTGCAAGGTGATGGACCAGGCGATGAAGGTTGGCGCCCCGGTAATCGGCCTCAACGACTCGGGCGGTGCCCGTATCCAGGAAGGCGTTGCCTCCCTCGGTGGTTACGCCGACGTGTTCCAGCGTAACGTCATGGCTTCCGGCGTTGTGCCGCAGATCTCGATGATCATGGGCCCCTGTGCCGGTGGCGCGGTCTACTCGCCGTCGATGACCGATTTCATCTTCATGGTGAAAGACTCCTCCTACATGTTCGTGACCGGTCCGGAAGTCGTCAAGACCGTGACCCACGAAGACGTGACCGCCGAAGAACTCGGTGGCGCCGTGACCCACACCAGCAAATCCGGTGTCGCCGACCTGGCTTTCGAAAACGATGTCGAAGCCCTCTCGATGCTGCGCCGCTTCATGAATTTCGTACCGGCCAACAACCGCGAAAAGCCGCCGGTTACGCCGACCAACGATCCGGTCGACCGCATGGATTATTCGCTCGACACCCTGGTGCCGGATAACGCCAACAAGCCGTACGACATGAAGGAACTGCTCGTCAAAGTGGTCGACGACAATGATTTCTTCGAACTGCAGCCGGATTACGCCAAGAACATCATCATCGGTTTCGGTCGTATCGACGGCCATCCGGTCGGTATCGTTGCCAACCAGCCGCTGGTGCTGGCCGGCTGTCTGGACATCAAGTCCTCGATCAAGGCGGCGCGTTTCGTCCGCTTCTGCGATGCGTTCAACATCCCGGTCGTTACCTTCGTCGATGTGCCGGGCTTCATGCCGGGTACGACGCAGGAATACGGCGGCATCATCAAGCACGGCGCCAAGCTGCTCTACGCTTACGCCGAATGCACCGTGCCGAAGGTCACTGTGATCACCCGCAAAGCCTACGGCGGCGCTTACGACGTGATGTCGTCCAAGCACCTGCGTGGTGACGTGAACCTGGCCTGGCCGTCTGCCGAGATCGCTGTGATGGGTCCGAAGGGTGCCGTGGAAATCATCTTCCGCGAAGAGAAGAATGATCCGGAAAAGCTTGCCCAGCGTGAAGCCGAGTACAAAGCCAAGTTCGCCAACCCGTTCGTGGCTGGCGCCCGTGGCTTCATTGACGACGTCATCATGCCGCACGCCACCCGCAAGCGCATCGCCCGTTCGCTGGCCATGCTG
- the meaB gene encoding methylmalonyl Co-A mutase-associated GTPase MeaB, whose product MNLSEAPLLAQQLLPADQTLVDGVLAGQRRSLAKAITLIESTRPDHQQRAQQVLNALLPSTGKAIRIGISGVPGAGKSTFIEALGVWLIEQGKKLAVLAVDPSSSVSGGSILGDKTRMEMLSQREEAFIRPSPSSGSLGGVAEKSREAMLLCEASGYDVIIIETVGVGQSETTVAGMVDMFCLLQLPNAGDDLQAIKKGIVEIADMVVINKADIDKQATAVVRAQWRNALHMLRPASPNWSPPVIALSALHKEGIVDFWEQVEKYQAALKPTGEFAAKRQHQALSWMWQMIDSGLRQHFRHHPRVQASLPALTLSVEQGHTTPAAAAYALLDYLKH is encoded by the coding sequence ATGAACCTGAGCGAGGCTCCCTTGTTGGCGCAGCAACTTTTGCCGGCCGACCAGACGCTGGTGGACGGCGTACTGGCCGGCCAGCGGCGCTCGCTCGCCAAGGCCATCACGTTGATCGAGTCGACGCGGCCTGATCATCAGCAGCGCGCCCAGCAAGTGCTGAATGCGCTGTTGCCGAGTACCGGCAAGGCGATTCGCATTGGTATTTCCGGCGTACCGGGGGCGGGCAAGTCGACCTTCATCGAGGCACTTGGCGTCTGGCTGATCGAACAGGGCAAGAAACTGGCTGTTTTGGCCGTTGATCCATCGTCGTCGGTTTCCGGCGGCTCGATTCTCGGCGACAAGACGCGGATGGAAATGCTCTCGCAGCGCGAGGAAGCCTTCATCCGTCCAAGTCCGTCATCTGGTTCGCTCGGTGGCGTGGCCGAAAAATCGCGCGAAGCCATGTTGCTTTGCGAGGCTTCCGGCTACGACGTGATCATCATCGAGACCGTCGGTGTCGGCCAGTCGGAAACGACGGTGGCCGGCATGGTCGATATGTTCTGCCTGCTGCAATTGCCGAATGCCGGTGACGATCTGCAGGCGATCAAGAAGGGCATTGTCGAAATCGCCGACATGGTGGTCATCAACAAGGCCGATATCGACAAGCAGGCCACTGCCGTCGTCCGCGCCCAGTGGCGCAATGCGCTGCACATGCTGCGCCCGGCCTCGCCCAACTGGTCGCCGCCGGTCATCGCCTTGAGCGCCCTGCACAAGGAAGGCATCGTCGATTTCTGGGAGCAGGTCGAGAAATATCAGGCCGCTCTCAAGCCGACCGGCGAATTTGCTGCCAAGCGCCAGCATCAGGCGCTGAGCTGGATGTGGCAAATGATCGACTCCGGCCTGCGTCAGCATTTTCGTCATCATCCGCGCGTGCAGGCCAGCCTGCCGGCGCTGACCCTCTCCGTTGAACAGGGCCATACGACCCCGGCAGCTGCCGCGTATGCCTTGCTTGACTACCTGAAACACTGA